In Candidatus Latescibacter sp., the genomic window CTCGTCGGATTTCGAGCGAGATTAACCTTTATCTTTGACGTGTAATGCCAAATACCTTTTTTCAGCAGACCCTAAATAAATTACTTCATCCTTCACTCTTCCTCTCCCGAACGAACCTGACTGTTGTTTCAGTTACAACAATAAAATTATCATTCAATCCATCCCCATATTGCAGAAGAAGTCTACGAAGGACATCAATTTTATTTATCGAGCGTTCATCATTGAGACGTAAGAGGATTACACCCTTATGAGGGTGTTGTTCGCGGTGGATTTTCTCCCCAAAATCCTTGTCGAGTGTAATGAGGATTCGGTTCTCTTTGAGCGCTTTCTGGAATACCTGGTTGTCGGTTATTCCACGGGCATCTTCGTAAACCGAAACCACATCGTGCCCTTGTTCTCGTAGCCAGTTAGCCGGATTTGAACCTACACACTCATCGACGAGGAACCGCATACTATACCTTCTCAACCGGAAGCGGCATGAAGTCCGAATTATCCAGCGAACAGGCTGCAAACAACAAACATGCTTGAATATCCTCCAGTGTCAATCCTTTATATTCTGCAATTATCTCCTCCGGTGTAGCTCCACGAGCAAGGAGATTGAGAATATACTCCACAGTCAGGCGCGTACCCTTGATGACCGGCTTGCCCGCCATAATGTTCGGATCAAAGGTGATTCGTGTAAGCAAAACTCTTTCTTGCATATATAGGTCCCTCCTTAATTATCATTTTTCCTAACCTCCATCAGTGTATGTTTAAAACAGTATATCTTTTTTGTTCGTAATTAGTCAAGGATTATATTGCTTCCCTTCTTTCATTCCTCCGCTTTCCTCAGTCTGTCAATAATCGCCTCTTTGAGCTTTTCAAGCTCCCTCTCGTCTTCGATTTTTCCGCCGCCCTTTTTACGGATATAGAAAGCATCAGCGATCTGATCCTGGTCGGTGCCGATACGGGCGGTATGGATATCGATATCGTGTGCGGCGAACACGCTCGTGACATCGTAGAGGAGGCCGGTGTAATCGGAGGCGAATATGTCGATGATAGTGAACAGTGAGGAAAGGGTATTGTCCACCCGCACCCGGGGCGGATAGTATACGGCATTCCGCTTGCGGCGCTTCCAGCGGAGACGGTGGCTGCGAATCAGGTCGCCGACCTGAATCTCGCCCGCGATCACCCGGTCCAGACTGCCTTTAAACATCCGCTGGGTTTCCGGGGAGATGCGCGTTTCTCCGGTTCCGTTCACAATGAGGAAAGTGTCGATGATGACTCCGTCGCTTCTGGTGAATATCTGGGCCGCGATGATGTTGATATCGGAGGCGGTGATTGTTCCGCAAATATCGGAAAGGGCGCGGGGATAATCGCCGCAGATGACTGTTAGATAGCTTAGCTTCCCCCGGCGGTGGAAAGAAGCCCAGGAACCGTGTTGTTTCATCAGTTCGATTCCGCTGATGTGGGACAGAATTTCACCGGGCGCGGTTACCCGGAGATACTGTTCGGGAAGGTTTTTGGTGTGTTTGCGGATTGCCGGGGCGGAGACCTTTCCTTGGAGGGCGTGCACTATTTTCTCAACACTGGCGTCACTGGTGACTGAGGTTTTCTCATATCCTTTTTCGATAAGCTGGAGCGCCCGGTTATACAGGCTCCAGAGAAGGGATTTTTTCCAGTCGGTGAGCGCTCCCTCGGACAGCGCTGAAAGGTCGGCGAATGTGAGCGCGGTGAGCATACGGAGACGGCCGGAGCTTGGGACACGCTCGGTAAAATCGCTTATTGTTTCCGGTTCGTCCATGTCGCGGCGCTGAGAAATATGGGACATGAGGAGATGTTCCCGGATGAGAAAACGCACAAGCTCGATGGTACGGTCATCAAAATTGAGCCGTTTCAGAGCCCTCGCCGCCAGCCGCTCGCCGTGGAGGGAATGGGATGCGCCTTCCGCTTTTCCGATATCGTGCAGGAGCCCGGCCAGATAGAGCGCACCCCTTGCGGTTATATCCTCCATGAGTGCATGGATCACCGTGAACGAAAAGAATTTTGCGGCAGTCATGGTTTCCAGGTTTTCGACCACCCGGATAGAATGTTCATCGGTGGTATAGGCATGATAGAAATCGTACTGGTAGTGCCAGCTTATACTGCCGAATTCGGGAATCAGCCGGGTCAGGACACCGTGATTGTGCATCAAACGGAATGAGCGTGAGACTCCGCTCCGCATGTTGACCAGGTCGTGGAAAGCCTTTTGTACATCCGGGTGGTCGGGGTATTCCACAGGCAAGTCCGCCAGAATCCTCTCGATGACCGAAGCGGTATCCTCGGTGAGCTGAAGAGAACAGGCCCCTGCCACTGTGAATATCTCCACCAGAAGGTGCGGATGCTTCAGGAGAAAATCATCGCTCTCCTCAAGCAGTGCGACCCGGGTGTCATCGGTGCGAAGCCCGATAGGGAGGACAAGCAAGGGCTTTTCTCCTCCGTTGAAAAACCGGTCGCGGATCCTGCCGACGACCCGGTTGGTCAGGCGGAACACCCTGCCCGCCCGCATGTAGTAGCGGCGCATCAGGTCTTCGATCGGCAAAGCGCCATCACCGGAATACCCAAGGTTTGCAGCTACCTCCGGCAAGTTCAGATGAGTGAGCACATCAGCCTTTTTCCCCGCTGTGAAATGGAGGGCGTTCCGCAGCCGAAGAAGAAAATCCAGGTCTTCACGGAGCGCGGAGACTTCACTTTCATGGAGCAGGCCGGCCCCCCCCAAATCTTCTATATCTTTCCCCCGGCCTGTGAGAGTCAGAAGCCACCGTGAAATATGAATGTCACGGAGGGCGCCCGGCGAGTCCTTTACATTGGGGGTTTGAATCTGCACTGTATTCCTGAACGATTCCAGGCGGATACGGCGCTCCTCTATCTTCTGCAAGGCCAGTTGTCTGCCGGCGTTTTCCTTGAGCCAGGCCAGATATTGGATAATGAATTCTTCCCAGATTTCACGTTTCCCCAGAAGAAACCGTGATTCGAGAAGCGAAGTGGCGAGATGGCTGTCCTCGTGAGCCTGGTGGATGCACTCCCCGGCGCTGCGGGTGGAATGTCCGATATCGAGATTCATGTCCCAGAGAAACTGAATCATGGCGGTGATCCCCGCTTCATGCTCTCCGCACGATTCTTTATCCATGAGGAACAGGAGGTCTATATCCGAAAACGGATTGAGTTCGCACCTTCCATACCCTCCGAGTGCGATGACCGCAAACTGCGGCTCTTCAACTC contains:
- a CDS encoding DUF5615 family PIN-like protein, whose translation is MRFLVDECVGSNPANWLREQGHDVVSVYEDARGITDNQVFQKALKENRILITLDKDFGEKIHREQHPHKGVILLRLNDERSINKIDVLRRLLLQYGDGLNDNFIVVTETTVRFVRERKSEG
- a CDS encoding DUF433 domain-containing protein; the protein is MQERVLLTRITFDPNIMAGKPVIKGTRLTVEYILNLLARGATPEEIIAEYKGLTLEDIQACLLFAACSLDNSDFMPLPVEKV
- the glnD gene encoding [protein-PII] uridylyltransferase, which encodes MTTPSEKEENRTFLESFERDLDAVASDYPLTGGAGILSRDGLSAYRAVLGQIQERLAARHLAGASGIELCALMSSLADRLISHLFCICFPGVEEPQFAVIALGGYGRCELNPFSDIDLLFLMDKESCGEHEAGITAMIQFLWDMNLDIGHSTRSAGECIHQAHEDSHLATSLLESRFLLGKREIWEEFIIQYLAWLKENAGRQLALQKIEERRIRLESFRNTVQIQTPNVKDSPGALRDIHISRWLLTLTGRGKDIEDLGGAGLLHESEVSALREDLDFLLRLRNALHFTAGKKADVLTHLNLPEVAANLGYSGDGALPIEDLMRRYYMRAGRVFRLTNRVVGRIRDRFFNGGEKPLLVLPIGLRTDDTRVALLEESDDFLLKHPHLLVEIFTVAGACSLQLTEDTASVIERILADLPVEYPDHPDVQKAFHDLVNMRSGVSRSFRLMHNHGVLTRLIPEFGSISWHYQYDFYHAYTTDEHSIRVVENLETMTAAKFFSFTVIHALMEDITARGALYLAGLLHDIGKAEGASHSLHGERLAARALKRLNFDDRTIELVRFLIREHLLMSHISQRRDMDEPETISDFTERVPSSGRLRMLTALTFADLSALSEGALTDWKKSLLWSLYNRALQLIEKGYEKTSVTSDASVEKIVHALQGKVSAPAIRKHTKNLPEQYLRVTAPGEILSHISGIELMKQHGSWASFHRRGKLSYLTVICGDYPRALSDICGTITASDINIIAAQIFTRSDGVIIDTFLIVNGTGETRISPETQRMFKGSLDRVIAGEIQVGDLIRSHRLRWKRRKRNAVYYPPRVRVDNTLSSLFTIIDIFASDYTGLLYDVTSVFAAHDIDIHTARIGTDQDQIADAFYIRKKGGGKIEDERELEKLKEAIIDRLRKAEE